TGCCGATGCTCCCGCGGTCCCGAACCGCCTACTCTCCTCCGGACCAGCCGGGCGACGGCGTCGCGTCCGGGGCCTCCCCGGCCGACCGGCTGACGGCGCGCATCCAGGAGCTGGAAGCCGAGCTTCGGGAACTCCAGCATCGCGCCAAGAACAGCCTGCAGTTGGTGATCAGCCTGCTGAAGCTCCAGGCCGGCCGCATCCGCGACCCCGATGCCCGCGCCGCCTACGAGCAGACCATGGTCCGCATCGAGGCGCTGGCGATCCTCTATCGCCAACTGCACGAGAGCGGCGCCGGCACCCATGTCGATCTCGGCCGCTACGTCACCGCCCTGTGCGAAGCGGTGCGCGAAGGCACGCCGGGCGCCCTGTCCCGCGTACCGGTGACAGTGGACTCAGACTCCATCCAGATCGGCCTGTACGAGGCGATGCCGCTCGGCCTGATCATCGCGGAGCTGGTGACCAGTTGCCTGCACCACGCCTTCCCCGACGACGGCTGGATCCGCATCACCGTGCGCCAGCAGGGCGGCAGCGGCCGCGCCCGCCTGACGGTGGAGGACAACGGCCGCGCCCTGCCGGCCGGCTTCGACACCACCGCCGAGGACGGGCTGATGCTG
This genomic stretch from Azospirillum humicireducens harbors:
- a CDS encoding sensor histidine kinase — translated: MPMLPRSRTAYSPPDQPGDGVASGASPADRLTARIQELEAELRELQHRAKNSLQLVISLLKLQAGRIRDPDARAAYEQTMVRIEALAILYRQLHESGAGTHVDLGRYVTALCEAVREGTPGALSRVPVTVDSDSIQIGLYEAMPLGLIIAELVTSCLHHAFPDDGWIRITVRQQGGSGRARLTVEDNGRALPAGFDTTAEDGLMLAEALAGQLGDTLSTDSDAAGTTASVSFPV